CACCCTTCTTGTCGTTAGAAAGGAAGGACATGGCGATACCGGCAGACGGATACTTGAGGAGGCCTGCATCAGCCTTTTCCTGAGTCCATTCCGGTTCCGGACCGATTTCCATGGAAGCTTCAGCGTAGATAGCGCCATCCTTCAGATAGAGCGGAGAAGAGCCAGAGTCCGGAACCATCTTGGTACCGATACCAAGCTTGTCGTGGTAGGCGCCCCAGTTCCAGAAGCCGGAGAGACCAACAGTAGAATCGCGAGAAGCCATCTGCTGACCTTCGATGTCGGAAACAGACGGAGCCTTGGTCGGATCCGGAGTGAACTTTTCAAAGCCAGTCGTATTATAGAGGTTAGGCATGTTACCAGTCAAGAGGAGGAGGTAGAGCATGTTCAAAGTAGCCGGATAGTACTTTTCTCCTTCGACAGAGCCTTCACCGCAACCCTGAGCGGTAGTGCAGCTCTTCTTTTCCTTAAGAACTCTGTAAACGGTGCCGAGATAGGACTTTGCTTCGTCGCTAGAAATAGAGGACGTTGCAAGGCCGAGACCGCCGGAGAAAGTAGAAGAAACAAAGTTACGCTTCACACTTATATCGGCTTCATAAGAGTTGCTCTTATAAGCATAGCCAGAGTTCACACCGCTAGCGGTATGAGTAGACGGAATGAGCCAATCAACGACTTTCTTGTTGAAAGCCTGAGCCTTGGTATCGCCGTACCAGTAATAAGCCCAAGCCATACGCCACGGAGTACGGGCGGCGTCATCGTAGAAACCGATATCGTTAGAAACGGCTGCAGATGTCAAAATCGGCTTGTGGGAGTTCCAGTCGCACCAGTCCGGAACAAGACCAGTCTTGGAATCCTGGCAACCGTTCAAGTCCGTATAAGCCTGGGAGATGACGCTAGACCAAGAACCGCCAGCAACATCCTGGAAGAGCTGGAAGTTGGCAGTCGTTGCATAGCTCGGGTTGAAACCGTCATTCCACTGGTTACCCGGCTTAATCTTGTTGCTAGCGATATCGTTGGAAGCAATCCAAGAAATGAGGGACTTGCCTGCAGAGAGGTAAGAAGCATCATTCCACTGCTTGGAAGCCATCACGAGAGCGAGAGCGGCATCGAAGTCAGCATCAGAAGCAGTACCGGTGCCACCACTGCAACCGATACGCCAGTTCATACCGCCGCCATTGACGCTGTTGCCCGTCCAAGTCTTATAAAGATTTTTGAAAACATCTTGATCATCCATGTAGACGGTAATCAACATACCATATGCAATAGCTTCGGAAACGGTAGAACACGTTCCTTCCGGAGCGAGCACCCAACCATTGCTAGCCTGGTACCAAGCCTGTTTCCACAGCTTGTAATGTTCCTTGATCATGTCCGTATCGGCATATTCAATAGTCGTGCCGTGGGGATGTTTCATGTTCTGCGGGAACGGGTATTGACCCGCATAGGCAGCGGCGGCCGTAAGGGCAAGCGCACCAGCAGCGATTTTGAAAGTGTTCTTCATAATTATTCCTTATTGATGACTTTTACACCCACTCTTAAATATAAAATAGAGACCTTTTTTGGGAAAGGTTTCAATTGTAATAATTCAGTTGCAAAAGTGGCGTTTTTACGTAAATTTCTAGGAATCTAGTGATTTTGTTCACACCCCGAATTTCACTTTTTGTTCGCAAAACGTTCTCAAAAAATTGTGGGAATTTACGTCCCGACAAAATGTTAACAGCAAGTTACTTTGCAGAATTCTGCTGCAACTTGGCTTTTGCCTTCTTGCGACGCCAAACTTTGAACTCGCTATACAGCGTACTGACCGTATAGATGAATATCAAAAGCAGGATTGTATTCTTAGGTTGGTTCAAGTTGCAAATACCCCAGGCAATCGTGATGATGGGCAAATGAATCAGGTACGGGTAGAACGAAGCACGGCCGATTTTGCGGACAATGCCAATGCAGAAGAACTTCGCGACAAAACCCTTGCCGGTCAGAAGCGAAACCAGGAAAAGGCCGTACAATAAAATCGGGAGCGAATGATGGAAGAAATAATTGAAGCCAGGATTCAGTTCCGGACGCATCAGGAAGAGACTGCCGTAAATAGCGGCGAGCATGACAAATTGCGCAATACCGCTTGCAAAGTTTCGCTTGAGAAAGTCGAAATGGCCTTCTTTGAAGAGCCTGAAAAGCACCATGCCAAACAGGTATTCAAAAATACGGACAGGAGCAAAGATATGGAAGAAACGGTACTTGGCATCGTAGCTTTCGAACCAAAGGTTGTCGGAAAGGCCAAAGAAGGTTGCCCAGAGAATGCCCGGAATGAAGAGCGTTCCGAAAAGCACCCAGAGCGTGCGATTGCTTTGCTTGAATAGCCAGCGGCTAAACCAGGGAGTCACCGCGTAGCATACGAAGAAACTCGTCAGCGACCACGACGGTTCATTCAGTTTCATGCCCAAATCGGGCACAATGGACCAAGTAAGCGTGATATGCAAAAGGAGGCTTCGCCACGGGTGGGTCATTTTTGCAAGGCCGGCGGCAAAGCAGTCGCCGATTTCAGAGAGTCCGGGCAGGTGCGTGTAACCGCTGAACTTGAAGACGAGCACCAGGAACATGAGGATGGTCATGAAGAAGTGCAGGCGGTAAAGCTTGGAGATGCGGGCGAACATGAAGGGGATTACAGGAATACGGCGTTCCGGATCGCTAAACTTGCTCGCGAAAAGAAAACCGGCGAGCACGTAGAAGATGCCGGCGGCAAAGGCGGGCGCATTAATGATAGGCATGATCCACTTGTAGTCGGCCATGTAATTGAGGGCCGAAGAGGAACCCAAGTGCAGCATCACGATGTTAATGCTTGCGAGGAGTCGAAGGCCGTCAAGAGCCGGGAAATAATTCGGTTTTGCAGGAGTCATAGCGGAATCTATTTTTCAAGGTCCTTTTGCATTTTGCTTTGTTGGCGGATGCGGGCAAGGGCTTTGGAGCGGCGGCGGGCGGTTTCTTGGAGGTCGATGGCTTCGTCGTATTCGTCGACGATTTCGCGGCCGAGGATTTCTTCGAGGACGTCTTCGAGGCTGACGATGCCGGCAATGGCGCCCCATTCGTCGACAACGCCCACGATATGCCCGCGCTGTTTCAAGAAGCGGAGCAAAAGTTTGTCTAACGTAAGACTGTCGGGAATGAGCTGCAGCGGGCGCATCATCTGACGGAGCTTGACATCGCGCATGCCTTCGGCAAGCTTGTTGTAGGCGTCGCGGCGAAGCACAATCCCGATCCAGTTATCCTTTTCTTTTTCGTAAAGCGGTACGCGGGAGAACGGCCAATTGCCGCGTTCATCGAGAGTCTCGCCGATAGAAGAATCGGCCTTGAGCGAAAACACCACTTGACGCGGCGTCATCACTTTACGCACCGGCACCGACTTTAGGGCCAGAATGTTCTTGATGACCACAGACTGCTGGCGGTCAATGACGTCTTCGCGGAGCCCGAGACTTACCAAGCTGTTGATGTCATCGATACTCACGTCTTTCTTGTCTTCTTTTTCGCGAGTCCAGTGCTTGGTAAGCGTGAGGCAAAGCCAGATGATGCCTGTCCACGAAAGGACTATCGTGATGTAATAGAAAGGCACCGCGACCAAGGGGGCCGCAATTTTTGCCTGCTTGACGCCCAAGGTTTTCGGCGTAATTTCGCCAAACAGGAGAATGAGCACGGTGAGAATAATCGGGAGCGACACCTGCCCGAGGGGCGGCAAATTCTTGACCGCAAGGGCCGTAGCAAGCGATGCGCCCACGGTGTTTGCAATCGTATTCACCACCAGCACCGAGGCGATGTAGCGATCAATATTTTCCTTGACGTGCACAATGTAGCGGGCGGTAAACTTTTTCTGCTTTTGCAGTTGCTCGATGGTTGCGGGCGGCATGCTGTAAAATGACGCTTCTGTCACCGAACAGAACGCCGAGATGGCAAGGCAACCTAGAACCGTAAGGACGATATAAAACATTATTCAATACCTAACAAAGCCGGCTCAAAAAGCGCGGGCTCGACCGCCCAAAGTTGCGGGCGGCTCAAGTCATAAATGTATTCGGTCCAGTCGGAAAGCTGGTAAAGCATCTTGGAGCCCGGCGTCGGGAGCGTGAGCGAATGGCCGGAGCCGAGCACTTGCAAATCGACGTCGGTGTTTTCGCCGATGTCGGCAAGTTGCTTGGCGACGGCGATGGCGTCGTCGATTCCGCCGAGGCCGTGCACGAGTCCTGCGGCAAGCGCCTTGATGCCGATCATGACGCGGCCGCCACCGTAGGCGGTATCGACGGTCGCCTGCGGGATTCCCATAGCTTTAGAAACGACTCCAGTAAAGCGGTCGTAGAATTCATCCATGTACGCCTGCAAGGCGGCCTTTTCGCGGTCCGTCCAGGCGCGCGTAAAGGTCGTCGCGTCTGCATATTCGTGCGTCTTGACAGTTTCGGCCTTGAGCCCGATTTTGTCCATGAGGCCAGAGGCGTCGATTTTACCGCCATAGATACCTATGCTACCCACAATGGCCATCGGTTCTGCAAGAATCTTGTCGCCGGCGCAGGCGATGTAGTAACCGCCCGAGGCCCCCATGTAGCCGATGCTAGAGACCACCGGAATGCCGATTTCACTGATATTGCGAAGCGCTGCCCAAATCTTGTCAGAAGCGATGGCAGAGCCACCCGGCGAAGAAATGCGTACGATCAAGGCCTCGGCACCGGTCGAAGGCAATTTGCGGATTGATTCAAGCACCGAGCGTTCCATGCGGGAATCGATGGTACCGTCAATATTCAAGAGGGCAATCTTTGCTCGCGGAGCCCAGCTTTCGTTGAAAATCTTCTTGTCCGTGGGCGACCATGTGCGGAACGCCGCATTCGGGTAGTCGATATCGAAGAAAGTCTTTAACGCGTAAGAAGGCACTTGATCCAAGTAAAGCAAGGTGTCTACAAGGCCCGCGCGTTTTGCCGCAGACGCCGTCACCAAAGGCTCGCCCGCCAAGGAATCCAAGTGCTTGTAGGCTTTTTCGGACGACATTTGCGGACCTACGCCGCGCATGGAAATGTAGGTTTGCAAAGCGGTCCACAAATCATGATACAGCGTGTCGAAATTGGAGCGTGCCTCTGCCGACATGGAGTCTGCCACGTAGGGTTCTACAGCGGACTTGTACGCCCCATGACGTAAGAATTCCGCCTTCACGCCCAGTTTGTCAAACAGACCCTTATAGAAAAGAATGTTCCCGCCGAGACCGCGCCAGTTCATGTGAGCAGAAGGTTCCACTGCAATACGGTCCACATGCGCAGACGCCAACAACACAGCGGGGCGAATGTCATCCATGTAGGCGACCACCTTGCTTCCGCGGGCCTTGAGTTTTTTGACGTAGCGGTCGATTTCGCTCGAGACGCCGATGTTACCCTTGTAGCCCGAAAAGTCCAGAATCACGAGGCCACAGGCCGGATCGCGCAACATATGTTCGAACAGGTTGCGCACATGCCAAATGCAAATGGAACTCTTGCGGAAGAACGAGAATTCGTCTTCGGTTTCAGAGATTTGCATATCGAGCGGCACACGAATGATTTGCGCGCTCAAAGAGGCGTTCGGGTTGCGGGCACTATGATAGCCCCATGCGCCACCTTTGGGCAGAAGATCGTCGTACACATGCAAGGCCACATTGTTGTAGCCGCCAAAACTGGTAGAGAACGTAAGGCGATATTCGTCATCGCCATGCAACGGCATGCGGAATCCCCAACGGACGCCGTAAAGGCCGAGTTCAAAAAGCAAGCGGTGGTCTTCGAAATCTTCGACGTCGTAACTCACGCTGAAGAGAGGGCCGAGGCGCAAAGTTGCACCCAAGTTCTGTACGCGTTCGGGCGCTTGCGGGCCGGCGTAAAGCACGTTATCGCAGGAATAGCCGAGCGAAACGAACGAAAGCGGGCGAATCATGAGGCCCAAATCCACGCTCCATTCCGTACCCGTAAATTCTGCAGTGCGGATGGCGTTAACGCGTTCGCCCACAAAAATCGTGCGGTTCCAGAGGGCGTTGCCGTGTGTGAGGCTCCAGCGAGAAAAATCAAGATGGTGCGGGCCCTGGGTATATTCAAAACCGGCCGCCCAATGTTCTAAATTACCGCCAACGCGAAAATCCTTGATGGACTTGTCATAATCGTAGCTAATGAGCGCGCCCTTGGAATCAAAGGCGGCAAGGCCGGCCGGGTTGCCCCAAATGCCGTGTTCATTTTCGAGCGATACAAAATCAGACTCGCCGGGAATATAGGCAAGGGCATACGCTGCGCAGAACAAAAAAAGCGCCGGTACAAACTTATTTTGCATCAATTTCATTCGCTCTCCCCTTTTTGAACATTTCACCAATCAAAGAAACCAGTACGACCGCATAGCAGGCGTCGTAAAAGCCTCTATACCAATCGTAGTCAGGATCTTTATTTTGCGCCGTTTTCTTATAAGAGCTTAAATAATTTAGAAAAGCCTCGTGTTCCTTTTGTAGCGCATACGCCGGATTGCCTTGGCGATAGGCCCCCAAATCCAGCTTGACCGAGCGAGCGCCCATCGAAATTTCTACCGTGCGACTGTCGCAGGCGCAATTACGGTCGGCAATAAATTCCGCTGTTATCGTACTGAAGTCATAGACGGCATGAACGCGGTCATCCGACAATTCCTCGCATTGAAGCGACCTGTACATCATGGCGTTTTTGTCGACAAAGAGACAAAGCAGGTCCATGTCGTGGATCATCAGATCGTATTCCACGGAAACATCGCGGTTGCGCGGCGAAAAACCGTGCGTTCGCGTAAACTTGAACCTAACCGGAAAAACATCTTGTTTCTGGAGAAACCAGGATTTTAAGCAATCCTGCATTTCCTTGCAGAAGTCGGTCTTTGCAAATTCTTCGATGGCCGGGTTGTAGCGTTCCGAATGCCCGACAAAGACAAACGCGTTACGCTTCAAGGCTTTTTTCTGGTACTCCAGGGCATCCTCCCCAGATACCGACACCGGTTTTTCCACAAGCACCGGGAGCTTCATCTTGATGCATTTTTTGACGTATTCGTCGTGCGTTACGGCAGGAGATGCAACGACGGCAAAATCGGGAGCCAGTTCGCCGGTTTTAATTCGTTTGAACAAGGCTGCAGCCTCGGCCGAAGTGTCGGCGACTCCGATAAATTCAACGCCATCTTCTTCGAACAGCCTCTTGTGCCGCTGCCCCATGGTTCCGTTGCCGATCAGGACTGCCTTATAAGAACATGTATTTTGCATAGAGTCCTAATGTGTGGCCGGTTTCCATTCCAAACAGGTAGCCGCGATTCATTTCGTAAAACAAAGCGATTCCTAAAGAATTCTTGAACACGGCAAAATAGCGGGCGGCATCGACGCGCATTCTAAAACCCTGGTCCAGGTCATCCATTTTGCGATACGGCTTTTGCATGTTCAGGTTTTCGGATTCCTGAATGCGCCAGCGGTACAAGAAAACATAATCGAATTTCCAGCCAGAATAATCGTCGCGGTCCCAGAGGAGTTTCCACGAGATGGAGCCCTTTACGCCCAGCTCATCGCCCGGCTGATAATTCTGTTTTTCGAGAAATGTATAGTATTCTAGCGCGGCCCCGAGCGTCATGTTTCGGGAAAATTCGTAAAGGCCGAAGGGCGAAACGCCCAAGCGATAGAACCGATTGACTTGCGAGCCGTCGCGAGGTGGAAGCCGCCAGTTGAAATCCACCCCGAAAAACGGGAACGGGCGAGCCTTTACGCCTAGGTAAGATTCATTCAGGCCGTTGACATGCAAGTCTAGCGCCTCGTGAACCTGATCATGGAATTGCGTTTCCCACTGGTAGCTGACCATGCGGTAAGAAAAGTCGCCGTATACGCTAAAGCAATGGCAAGGAGCGAACTCCCCCACTACATTCAGGTCTGCGCTGTAAACATCGTCGCGGAGCTCGGCAAGGCCGCCAAACAAGGCATAGCTTTCGGGGGCACGCACCGGCAAAATCGATTCGCGGGCATGGCCAAAAAGCGCCAAGACAAGAACACAAAAGGGAATTATTCTTAAAGAAAGATATCGTTTCACAGCTAGATGACTACAATTTAACAAAAAAGACAATCCTGCAGGCTTGGTTGGTTGGAAATTCCATAACGATTATCTATATTAGGGCTCATCATGAAGAAGATAATCACATACGGTACTTTTGACCTTTTACATTACGGACATATTAACCTTCTGAAGCGCGCCAAGGCTTTAGGCGATTATCTTATTGTAGCCCTTTCCACTGACGAATTCAACTGGAACCAAAAGCAGAAAAAATGCTACTTCAGTTACGAGAAGCGTAAACAGCTCCTGGAAGCCGTGCGCTACGTGGACCTCGTGATTCCCGAAGAAAGTTGGGACCAGAAGAAAACGGACGTCAAGGAATACCACGTAGATACTTTTGTGATGGGCGACGACTGGAAAGGAAAATTCGATTTCCTTAAAGATTCCTGCGAGGTGGTTTATTTGCCCCGCACGCCGGAAATCAGCACGACCCAAATCAAAAAAGATCTGGAAACTTTAAAGAAATAGTAGACTTACAATGAAGCGTCAGTCCAAGAAGCTTCTATTGTTTTTCGTTCTTCTTTTTTTAGCATTTATTGTCAATTCTTGCGGCACTTGGGGCGAAAATTCGTCGCAAGCTGCCGATTCGGCGTATTTACCGCTAGACGATTCCGAATACCCTTATGCCGGATTGCCGCGCCTGGTAATTGAAACCGAGAATTTCAGGCAAATTAACAACAAGGAGACGAAAGTCCCGGCTCGTCTGCAATTCTACGGCAAAAACAAGCCCTCTAGCGAAATTCTGGACCTCACGATCAAGGGACGAGGCAATTCCAGCTTCGTGATGACCAAATACGGTTACAAGATCAAGCTAGCCGAAAAAGATTCACTGCTCGGAATGTCCAAGGACAAGGAATGGGACTTGATTTCCAACTTTCGCGACAGGTCCCTATTGCGAAACTACATCACCTACCAGCTCGCGGGAATCCTCGGCGACGAATACTTTCCGAAATGCGAATTCATAGAACTTTACCTGAACCGGCAATACTTGGGAATCTATCTCTTAGTCGAACACGTCAAGGTTTCCAAGAACCGCGTAGACATTCCCAAAAGCGATTCCAGTTTTCTTTTTGAAAAGACCTCTGCCACCACTACAGACGGGGCATTGTTCACGTCTAGTCTCGGCTATATTTTCAAGTTCCGCCAGCCCAAGGAACCGAGCGAAGAGTCCAAGGAACTCCTCGAAAATCACATCAACGATTTCGAGCATTTTCTGCAATCCAAAAGCATTTACAAACTGGACAGCATTGGCAAATGGATCAACATCGATGATTTTGTAAGATACTACTGGATTCAAGAATTCTCCAAGAACATCGATGGCCACAGGCGAAGCATTTTTATCACTTGGGAAACGGACAGTGCCTTAAAAATGGGACCCGTATGGGATTTTGACTTGGGCTACGGAAGTTCGGCAGACGTGAAAAGCGGACCCGAGGAATGGCTGATTCGCAAATACGGGTGGGACCGCTATTTGTTCAAGAACAAGGATTACGAATCGCGGGTAAGGGAATACTGGAAAAAGAACCGTTCCGCATTTGTCGCGACCCTGGATTCCATTGATTCCATGTCCGAAAAACTGGAGAGAGCTTCGGCAAACGAATTCAAAAAATGGCCCATTCTGGAAAACGACTCCAGGTGGCCCTTCCATGAAAAATTCGACAGCTACCAGGACGCCGTAGACGCTCTAAAATCCTGGATAGAAGCGCGAATCCAGTGGGTTGACGAGAACATATAATTCTATATTATGCCCCGAAAATGTCTTTGAAGCAAAAAACTTTCAAAGGCGTCATTTGGAGTGCTGTAGAAAGATTTTCTACCCAGGGCGTTCAGTTCCTGTTCGGTATTCTTTTAGCTAGACTTCTGACGCCTAACGATTACGGCATGATTGCCATGCTCACCATCTTTATGGCGGTGAGCCAAACTTTCATTGATAGCGGTTTTGGAAACGCACTCATTCGAAAGCCGGACCGCAACGAAGCCGACAAGGCCACCGTATTCTTCTTCAATATCTTTATGGCGGCGGCCTGCTATGGCATAATCTTCTTGGGAGCGCCCTTTGTAGCCCAGTTCTACAAGATGCCGCAACTTTCGGATATTCTCCGGATTCTCGCCATCAACCTGATTATTCAGGCCTTCGGATCAATTCAGCGATTGAATCTGACCATTGACCTGAATTTTAAAACGCTGGCAAAGGTTTCCCTGATTGGAGCCATCGTGGGCGGCACGGCAGGCCTTATCAGCGCCTACAATGGACTTGGCGTATGGTCGCTGGTTATCCAGCAAATGGTCACGACTTCTACGAGAGTGGTTCTGTTCTGGACTCTTGTTCACTGGCGTCCCAAGACATTTTTCAACAAGACGTCTTTCAAGAACATGTTCGGCTTCGGTTCCAAGCTTTTAGCCTCCGGCCTGTTGAACACCTTGTACGAAAACATCTATGACCTGATTATTGGCAAGTTTTTTTCTGCCTCCACCTTGGGTAACTACAGCAGGGCATCTCATTTTGCAAACTTTCCCTCGTCAAACATCACAGGGATTTTCCAGAGAGTCACCTTTCCTGTTCTGAGCAAAATTCAAGATGACCCTGTAAAGTTGAGAAAAGGATATTTAAAGTTTCTCAACATGTCCACCTTGGTCATATTCCCGCTCATGATTGGCCTAGCAGCTCTGGCAAAACCGTTTATCCTCCTGGTCCTTACTGAAAAATGGGCCAACGTCATCCTGATACTACAGATTATCTGCATCGCCCATATGTGGCACCCCGTACACGCAATCAACCTGAACGTACTGCAAGTCATGGGGCGATCCGACTTATTCCTAAAACTGGAAATCATCAAGAAAATTACAGGCATCATCATACTTTGCGTCACGCTTCCTTATGGCATCATCGCCATGTGCTTCGGCCAATGGGTCGACACCTGCTTTGGCCTTGTAGTAAACACGTACTATTCCGGGAAGTTGTTGAACGCAGGCCTTTTAAGCCAAATGAAAATGTATATTCCCACACTTTTGAACTCCCTAATCATGGGAGCCATAAGCGTAGGCGTAACCAAGATTCTTCCAGAAAAAGAGTATGCGCTTCAACTTGTTCTAGGCATTGCCGCAGGAGCCCTATATTATGTGGCGAGCAACTGGATATTTAACAGGGAAACGGTCAAGGAACTGCTGGAGCTTTTGAACAAAAAGAAAAACAAAATGTAAATTACCTATCATGAGCGAAAATAAAACTATTACAGTTACCTCCCCACTCTTTCCGAAGCTAGAAGAATTCATTCCCATGCTTCAGGATATTTGGAACAGGAAATGGCTGACCAACAACGGCCACTACCACCAGGAATTGGAAAAAGCACTTGCCGAATATCTCGGTGTAAAGTACATCAGCCTTTTTACCAACGGAACCTTGCCGCTGATTACTGCACTGCAGGCAATGAGAATTACCGGGGAAGTAATTACCACACCCTATAGTTTTGTGGCGACCACCCACTCCATCTGGTGGAACGGCCTTAAGCCTGTTTTTGTCGATGTTGACGAAAACACCGGCAATATCGACCCCGAAAAAATCGAGGCCGCCATTACGCCGCGCACAACAGCCATCATGCCCGTACACGTTTACGGAACACCTTGCAATACGAAGCGCATCCAAGAAATCGCCGACATCTACGGGCTCAAGGTCATCTATGACTCCGCGCATGCCTTTGGCGTGCAGGTGAACGGAGAATCCGTATTAAAAGCAGGCGACATGAGTACGCTCAGTTTTCATGCCACCAAAGTATACAATACGGTTGAAGGCGGAGCTCTTGTTTGCCATGACGAGGCAACAAAGAAACGTATCGATTATTTGAAGAACTTCGGCTTCGCAGATGAAACGACAGTCGTCGCTCCCGGCATCAACAGCAAGATGGACGAAATTCGCTCGGCATACGGACTATTAAACTTGAGGCAAGTCGACAGCGCCATCGAAAAACGCAAGGCGGTTGCAGACAAGTACAGAGCCGCGCTAAAAGACATTGCCGGCATTCGTTTCCTCCCCGATATCGAAGGCGTCCGCCACAACTACGCTTACTTCCCGATTTTCATTAGCGAAGAATACGGCGTTAGCCGCGATGAACTTTACGCATTGCTGCAAAAGCACAACATTTACGGACGTCGCTATTTCTACCCGCTTATCAGCACTTTCAGCGCCTACAAGGGGCTGGATTCTGCCAATCCAGCAAACCTGCCTATCGCCCACAAGCTTGCAGACCAGGTACTTTGCCTACCGATGTTTGCCACCCTCGATGACGAAGGCGTTAATAGGGTGATTGAAGTCATTACTAACAAGAAATAATCTGCAATGCTTGAGCTCATTAAGAAAGTCGACAACGAATGCGGCACGCCATTTTACTTTGTGTATCCGGAACGATTTGTCAACAATTTGCAATCGTTCCGCAAGGCGTTTACCGATATATACCCCAATTTTATCCTGTCCTATTCGTTCAAGACCAACTACACATCTGTCCTATTACAGAAAGCAAAGGAAATAAGCTGCTTTGCAGAGACTGTATCCTCGATGGAATACAATCTTGCTGTTCAAAAAGGCTTTGCAACGGACAAGATTATTTTTAACGGTCCCATCAAGAGCTTTGAAGACATCAAGACAGCATTGATAAACAAGTCCATCGTTCAATTGGACAGTGAATACGAAATTACACATGTCCTGAAACTGCAAAAAGAAAATCCGGGACAAGAAATTAAAATCGGGCTCCGCATAAATATGGAAGTCGGCTCCGGCAGCATAGCACTCCAAGGTGGCCTGCGTCAGAGCCGTTTTGGCTTCACTACGAGCATGCTGGAAAAAGTCATCCCGTTGCTAAAAGAAGCCAACATCAAAATCATTTCGCTCCACGGGCATACATCCTCTTCGGACCGTATCGTAGACAACTACCGGCACATTGCAAATCGCCTAATGGAGATCCGTGCGAAATTTGATTTAAATGACATCCGGTACATCAATGTTGGTGGCGGGTTCTTTGGCGCAGCCCCCGAAGGAATCGATGTTTCGAAAAAACCAAAATACACAGACTATGCCAAGGGAATCTGTGAAACTCTCCTTGCCGACAAATGGTTCAGCGAGCGCAAACCTTACATCGTCATCGAACCCGGCGCCTCTGTAGTCTCTAACGTTTTTGAACTGGTAACAAAAATTCACCAGCACAAGAATATCCAGGGTCAAGATTTCGTCTTTGCCGATGCTAGCTATTTTCAGGTCCGCCCTTTCCTCACCAAGATGAATCTTCCGTTCACAGAACACAGTGACAACCCAGAACAACCCGAAATCATAACGGATGTCGTAGGTGCCACTTGCATGGAAGTCGACAAGATTGCCGAGGGCGTTTCGCTAAAGCACTACTCCCACGGAGATTACCTGCTGTTCAGAGCAGTCGGTGCCTACAGGCAGAATCTGTCCCCTCTCTTTATCATCCCCTGGAGTCCGGTCGTCGAAGTGACTTCCTCAGGCCATATAAACATCCTCAAGAATCGACAGGATGCATCGGATTTATTAAACATGCTGGAAAAATAAGCAAGGCGAATAAAACATGAACATTCTCCTGACATCTGCAGGCCGCAGGACCTACATGGT
The Fibrobacter sp. UWB5 DNA segment above includes these coding regions:
- a CDS encoding glycosyl hydrolase family 8, translating into MKNTFKIAAGALALTAAAAYAGQYPFPQNMKHPHGTTIEYADTDMIKEHYKLWKQAWYQASNGWVLAPEGTCSTVSEAIAYGMLITVYMDDQDVFKNLYKTWTGNSVNGGGMNWRIGCSGGTGTASDADFDAALALVMASKQWNDASYLSAGKSLISWIASNDIASNKIKPGNQWNDGFNPSYATTANFQLFQDVAGGSWSSVISQAYTDLNGCQDSKTGLVPDWCDWNSHKPILTSAAVSNDIGFYDDAARTPWRMAWAYYWYGDTKAQAFNKKVVDWLIPSTHTASGVNSGYAYKSNSYEADISVKRNFVSSTFSGGLGLATSSISSDEAKSYLGTVYRVLKEKKSCTTAQGCGEGSVEGEKYYPATLNMLYLLLLTGNMPNLYNTTGFEKFTPDPTKAPSVSDIEGQQMASRDSTVGLSGFWNWGAYHDKLGIGTKMVPDSGSSPLYLKDGAIYAEASMEIGPEPEWTQEKADAGLLKYPSAGIAMSFLSNDKKGVDFTKLNIKSLRVTMKASGPIRMAILNEFTGEAGAEPGIYVPVSGDYVATTYDLTPCDMGFLGRDKSCSSPNPDSLINILSWVDQAKAPEGSQILKGVTGIKWEVKDAKGGIGELSIKAVEFLDASGNVVDPEKITGIKISDTPKTGIQAVAAPAAAKITVAGMNISVEGAKAGSNIAVFNMQGKLVASGKAIFGNAAVSVPSKGLYMVRVGNKLSKVSVK
- a CDS encoding acyltransferase translates to MTPAKPNYFPALDGLRLLASINIVMLHLGSSSALNYMADYKWIMPIINAPAFAAGIFYVLAGFLFASKFSDPERRIPVIPFMFARISKLYRLHFFMTILMFLVLVFKFSGYTHLPGLSEIGDCFAAGLAKMTHPWRSLLLHITLTWSIVPDLGMKLNEPSWSLTSFFVCYAVTPWFSRWLFKQSNRTLWVLFGTLFIPGILWATFFGLSDNLWFESYDAKYRFFHIFAPVRIFEYLFGMVLFRLFKEGHFDFLKRNFASGIAQFVMLAAIYGSLFLMRPELNPGFNYFFHHSLPILLYGLFLVSLLTGKGFVAKFFCIGIVRKIGRASFYPYLIHLPIITIAWGICNLNQPKNTILLLIFIYTVSTLYSEFKVWRRKKAKAKLQQNSAK
- a CDS encoding hemolysin family protein; this translates as MFYIVLTVLGCLAISAFCSVTEASFYSMPPATIEQLQKQKKFTARYIVHVKENIDRYIASVLVVNTIANTVGASLATALAVKNLPPLGQVSLPIILTVLILLFGEITPKTLGVKQAKIAAPLVAVPFYYITIVLSWTGIIWLCLTLTKHWTREKEDKKDVSIDDINSLVSLGLREDVIDRQQSVVIKNILALKSVPVRKVMTPRQVVFSLKADSSIGETLDERGNWPFSRVPLYEKEKDNWIGIVLRRDAYNKLAEGMRDVKLRQMMRPLQLIPDSLTLDKLLLRFLKQRGHIVGVVDEWGAIAGIVSLEDVLEEILGREIVDEYDEAIDLQETARRRSKALARIRQQSKMQKDLEK
- the sppA gene encoding signal peptide peptidase SppA, which translates into the protein MKLMQNKFVPALFLFCAAYALAYIPGESDFVSLENEHGIWGNPAGLAAFDSKGALISYDYDKSIKDFRVGGNLEHWAAGFEYTQGPHHLDFSRWSLTHGNALWNRTIFVGERVNAIRTAEFTGTEWSVDLGLMIRPLSFVSLGYSCDNVLYAGPQAPERVQNLGATLRLGPLFSVSYDVEDFEDHRLLFELGLYGVRWGFRMPLHGDDEYRLTFSTSFGGYNNVALHVYDDLLPKGGAWGYHSARNPNASLSAQIIRVPLDMQISETEDEFSFFRKSSICIWHVRNLFEHMLRDPACGLVILDFSGYKGNIGVSSEIDRYVKKLKARGSKVVAYMDDIRPAVLLASAHVDRIAVEPSAHMNWRGLGGNILFYKGLFDKLGVKAEFLRHGAYKSAVEPYVADSMSAEARSNFDTLYHDLWTALQTYISMRGVGPQMSSEKAYKHLDSLAGEPLVTASAAKRAGLVDTLLYLDQVPSYALKTFFDIDYPNAAFRTWSPTDKKIFNESWAPRAKIALLNIDGTIDSRMERSVLESIRKLPSTGAEALIVRISSPGGSAIASDKIWAALRNISEIGIPVVSSIGYMGASGGYYIACAGDKILAEPMAIVGSIGIYGGKIDASGLMDKIGLKAETVKTHEYADATTFTRAWTDREKAALQAYMDEFYDRFTGVVSKAMGIPQATVDTAYGGGRVMIGIKALAAGLVHGLGGIDDAIAVAKQLADIGENTDVDLQVLGSGHSLTLPTPGSKMLYQLSDWTEYIYDLSRPQLWAVEPALFEPALLGIE